The following proteins are co-located in the Telopea speciosissima isolate NSW1024214 ecotype Mountain lineage chromosome 9, Tspe_v1, whole genome shotgun sequence genome:
- the LOC122639394 gene encoding 60S ribosomal protein L15 — protein sequence MGAYKYVSELWRKKQSDVMRFLQRVRCWEYRQLPSIVRVTRPTRPDKARRLGFKAKQGYVVYRVRVRRGGRKRPVPKGIVYGKPTNQGITQLKFQRNKRSVAEERAGRKLGGLKVLNSYWINEDSTYKYYEVILVDAAHNAIRNDPRINWICKPVHKHRELRGLTSAGKKYRGLNGKGHLHHKARPSRRATWKRNNTLSLRRYR from the exons ATGG GTGCTTATAAGTACGTCTCTGAGCTatggagaaaaaaacaaagcgATGTTATGAGGTTTTTGCAGAGGGTTAGATGCTGGGAGTACCGTCAGCTCCCATCGATTGTCCGTGTCACTCGACCCACGCGCCCTGACAAGGCTCGGCGATTAGGTTTCAAGGCAAAGCAG GGGTATGTTGTATATCGTGTTCGTGTTAGGCGTGGAGGTCGCAAGAGGCCTGTCCCTAAGGGTATTGTGTACGGTAAGCCGACAAACCAGGGTATTACCCAGTTGAAGTTTCAGCGAAACAAGCGGTCAGTCGCAGAGGAGCGTGCTGGCCGCAAATTGGGCGGGTTGAAGGTCCTCAACTCCTACTGGATTAATGAG GATTCGACTTACAAATATTATGAGGTAATCCTTGTGGATGCTGCTCACAATGCAATTCGCAATGACCCAAGAATCAACTGGATATGCAAGCCGGTCCACAAGCACAGGGAGCTTCGTGGGCTCACTTCTGCTGGAAAGAAGTACAGGGGTCTCAATGGAAAGGGACACTTGCACCACAAGGCACGCCCATCCCGAAGGGCAACCTGGAAGAGGAACAACACCCTCTCCCTCCGTCGCTACCGTTAA